A portion of the Lolium rigidum isolate FL_2022 chromosome 1, APGP_CSIRO_Lrig_0.1, whole genome shotgun sequence genome contains these proteins:
- the LOC124684754 gene encoding uncharacterized protein LOC124684754, whose protein sequence is MTKSNKVVLAQPAATAPRLLPRAPGPVRGAAAGGGESHRARLRYQSLLQDYKDLLKETAAKKNRLHMEKLKKQRLLAEVKFLRTRHKSMSENPSQTVVYKVKNPAATGRPPSRTTVWDDRQRLVQAVGSSTRALPAQQQQWHHPAPRPRASPVVIDLNEACELSSDDTTEEFHGYQRSVAAGPSDAKAPVAFWDVRNPAARVAKRKISWQDQLALRV, encoded by the exons ATGACAAAGTCTAACAAGGTGGTCTTGGCccagccggcggcgacggcgccgagGCTGCTGCCTCGTGCGCCTGGACCCGTCCGTGGTGctgctgccggcggcggagagtCGCACAGGGCGAGGCTCAGGTACCAGAGCCTCCTCCAGGACTACAAGGACCTCCTCAAG GAAACTGCGGCGAAGAAGAACAGATTGCATATGGAGAAGCTCAAGAAGCAGAGGCTTTTGGCTGAAGTCAA GTTTTTGCGTACAAGGCACAAATCCATGTCCGAAAATCCATCCCAGACAGTTGTTTACAAAGTGAAGAACCCTGCTGCAACGGGAAGACCTCCATCCCGGACCACCGTGTGGGATGATCGCCAGCGGTTGGTTCAGGCTGTTGGGAGTTCCACCAGAGCCCTGCCCGCGCAGCAGCAGCAATGGCATCATCCTGCTCCGCGGCCGCGAGCATCTCCCGTGGTGATCGACCTCAACGAGGCTTGTGAGCTG AGTTCCGACGACACGACGGAGGAATTTCATGGTTACCAGCGGTCTGTTGCGGCCGGTCCTAGTGACGCCAAGGCGCCAGTGGCGTTCTGGGATGTCCGGAACCCGGCGGCGCGAGTGGCGAAGAGGAAGATCTCGTGGCAGGATCAGCTGGCTCTTAGAGTATAG
- the LOC124703102 gene encoding uncharacterized protein LOC124703102 isoform X1, producing MDVVFGELMIDGGRDEADYISGDGIVGGGFATLHRISLCGGCVARFAADWDQVRVIEDLGECGDAHRPSLMQNITALPTLPSLSRRNKWESGINQGEKGHTYCIDTSKYQELHSYSPMATHCSSGNHHTVQAYSWLVCR from the exons ATGGATGTGGTGTTTGGAGAGCTGATGATCGATGGAGGCCGAGATGAAGCAGATTACATTAGCGGAGATGGCATCGTCGGCGGTGGCTTTGCTACTCTCCATCGCATCTCTCTGTGCGGTGGTTGTGTGGCTCGATTTGCCGCTGACTGGGACCAAGTGCGTGTCATAGAAGATCTAGGCGAATGTGGTGATGCTCACCGACCATCCCTGATGCAGAATATCACTGCTCTTCCGACCCTGCCATCGCTGTCAAG GCGAAATAAATGGGAAAGCGGCATAAACCAAGGGGAGAAGGGACATACTTACTGT ATTGACACTTCTAAATATCAAGAGCTTCACTCCTACAGTCCTATGGCAACACATTGTAGCAGTGGCAACCACCACACTGTTCAG GCTTACTCTTGGTTGGTTTGTCGGTAG
- the LOC124703102 gene encoding uncharacterized protein LOC124703102 isoform X2 — protein MDVVFGELMIDGGRDEADYISGDGIVGGGFATLHRISLCGGCVARFAADWDQVRVIEDLGECGDAHRPSLMQNITALPTLPSLSRLTLLNIKSFTPTVLWQHIVAVATTTLFRSCLFKSRRI, from the exons ATGGATGTGGTGTTTGGAGAGCTGATGATCGATGGAGGCCGAGATGAAGCAGATTACATTAGCGGAGATGGCATCGTCGGCGGTGGCTTTGCTACTCTCCATCGCATCTCTCTGTGCGGTGGTTGTGTGGCTCGATTTGCCGCTGACTGGGACCAAGTGCGTGTCATAGAAGATCTAGGCGAATGTGGTGATGCTCACCGACCATCCCTGATGCAGAATATCACTGCTCTTCCGACCCTGCCATCGCTGTCAAG ATTGACACTTCTAAATATCAAGAGCTTCACTCCTACAGTCCTATGGCAACACATTGTAGCAGTGGCAACCACCACACTGTTCAGGTCATGTCTTTTCAAGTCTAGAAGAATATGA
- the LOC124684755 gene encoding uncharacterized protein LOC124684755 isoform X1, whose product MDVVFGELMIDGGRDEADYISGDGIVGGGFATLHRISLCGGCVARFAADWDQVRVIEDLGECGDAHRPSLMQNITALPTLPSLSRRNKWESGINQGEKGHTYCIDTSKYQELHSYSPMATHCSSGNHHTVQAYSWLVCR is encoded by the exons ATGGATGTGGTGTTTGGAGAGCTGATGATCGATGGAGGCCGAGATGAAGCAGATTACATTAGCGGAGATGGCATCGTCGGCGGTGGCTTTGCTACTCTCCATCGCATCTCTCTGTGCGGTGGTTGTGTGGCTCGATTTGCCGCTGACTGGGACCAAGTGCGTGTCATAGAAGATCTAGGCGAATGTGGTGATGCTCACCGACCATCCCTGATGCAGAATATCACTGCTCTTCCGACCCTGCCATCGCTGTCAAG GCGAAATAAATGGGAAAGCGGCATAAACCAAGGGGAGAAGGGACATACTTACTGT ATTGACACTTCTAAATATCAAGAGCTTCACTCCTACAGTCCTATGGCAACACATTGTAGCAGTGGCAACCACCACACTGTTCAG